In Setaria italica strain Yugu1 chromosome IX, Setaria_italica_v2.0, whole genome shotgun sequence, the genomic stretch ATTCTAGATAGAGACTTACATGTCACATTCTACTTAAATGTttcattttaaatttttgcTCATCGTTATTGGGGCAATTCATAGTTTACTATTTTGCATCCCAGCTTTCCATAATGTTTGTTGGAGCTCAATAATTTTAAGGTGTTCCTACTTGGGTTTTCAAATATCCATCCTGCAGATAGTTCAAATTATCATGTCTCATTTGCTCATTTTTTGTAAACCGCAAGCTTCTTTTTTTGTTATGCTATCTTGCAGGATTTTTCAATGAGGTACCCGCTTGTACAAGGCCATGGAAATTTTGGCTCGATAGATGCAGATCCTCCTGCTGCAATGCGATACACAGAATGCCGCTTGGATGTAAGTTCATTTGAATTTTGTTTACTCATATAGCATCAGAAATATTTTATTTGCGAAAGAATTGTCTCATATATTTTGTTAGAACTTAATTAGGTTCTGCTAAGTTTGTTGAATCCGTACTTCATTCATCCATACTAAGAATATCTTAACACCATTTTGTCCCCAAGCACCACAAGTTTTGGGTGGGAATAATCACTACAAATTGTTCTTATTACGCACCATAGCTTCTTAACTGCCTGAAATAAATGGAACTCGATATATCCAATCATTTTTATACTGCCTATTTGTCTATTACAAAAGCTTTACTGTGGAATGACATTTTTGTTTGTGTGCAGCCATTAGCAGAAGCCATGTTCTTGACTGATCTGGAGCTGAACACAGTATATCTTTTCACTTCTTTGATGCCTTTCTCTTTGAGTTGTTGCGCGAAGTTCCTTTTTCCCCATCCCTTTCATGCTGCTTTTTGTTATTTTACAGGTTGACTTCGTACCAAACTTTGATAACTCACAGAAGGAGCCGTCTTTACTGCCAACTCGTGTTCCATCTCTATTGTTGAATGGTTCTTCTGGGATTGCGGTATGAGTTCTTATCCATTTTAAACAAGTGCTACTAAGTCAGGTATTTATTTATGCAAAAATGAGATTCTTTCAAATGTTTAAATTATTTCAGGTTGGGATGGCAACAAACATTCCTCCTCATAATCTGGGGGAGCTTGTTGATGCGCTTTCTGTTATGATTCAGAACCCTGAAGCCACGGTAAGTAATCTACCACTGTCTTGATGTTGTTCTCTATCTGTTAATAGCATGGTACCATATATCATGATGAATCCAGTAATACATACCCCTGTTTGTTTGCATGTGCGTTGAAATGTCGATTTTTTCCCCTGGGATTATTATCAACAAATCTTCATacgaagaaaggaacaagagCAAATATCTGCTTAGCACGGGCAAATGATATTGTTATATCACTTGCAATTTCATGTCTTCATCACAGAATCATTGGAATTATGTTGTTAATGTAGCATTCACATAACAACAATCTCTAGTTATAGTTTGTTTGCTCTAGATGACTGTCACGTGGCAAGATGATTAGGACATAATTAGCACTTGAGCTTGTCCAGTTACGTTACTTAACATGAATGAATTAGACATTGTTCTTTTTTGAGGTGGCTGAATTAGACATTGTCACTGTTaagttcttttttccttctGAACTCTGTAGATATCTTATGATCTTAACTGTACTTTGTGTTCCGTTTCTTTCATATGAAAGCTCCAAGAACTACTGGAATGTATGCCTGGTCCTGACTTCCCTACAGGAGGGACAATCCTAGGACATCAAGGGTAtgctatttccttttttttatcttgCCATTCCCATTGACCTCTGCATTAAGCCTTTGTTCTGTGTACCCAATCCTTGCCATTCCTCTTAAATAGTATTTTGGAAGCCTATAAATCTGGACGTGGCCGAATTGTTGTGAGGGGAAAGACTGACATCGAAATAATTGATCAAAAAACCAAGCGTGAAGCTATAATCATTAAAGAGGTATGAAATATGGATATTGTTTTTGGAGCAGGGTCTCTGACATCTCTATGTTCTTTTGGCAATTCTCTATACCTGCTTAGTTGCAGGAGGGCATGCACTTTCTAATTTCTGCATTTCCACGCAGATTCCATATCAAGCTAACAAAGCCACTCTTGTGGAAAAGATAGCTGAGCTTGTTGAAGATAAGGTAATTTCATTTGGGGGCAGACTTAGTTATCTGGCTGGTCTTTACTTGAGCCTATTGTGTGATAAATTTAAGATTTTGTAGTACCATGAGGAAGGCATTAAAAATTCCAACTCTTGGTGTACTTCTTAAGTGCAGGTACTGGAAGGTATAAGTGATATCCGGGATGAAAGTGACCGCACTGGAATGCGTGTAGTAATTGAGGTTTGTGCCACCATCTTTCATTTCTATATGTTGCGTTGAGGTTATCTCTTTGGGTTACAACTGAACTTTTTTGAGTTCTGGGATTTTAATGCTTTGTTGTTGATGTATAATACTTTCTTCCCTTGTACACTGCTCCAGCTGAAAAGAAGTGCAGATCCTGCCATTGTCTTGAACAACTTGTATCGTCATACAGCTCTGCAGTCTAGCTTTAGCTGCAACATGGTAGCGTAAGTACACTCATCTTCTTGATGTTGCTCTTTTCCTCACCACAAAAAGACATGGCGGTGAACAGAAAAAATTCTTATTTCATTTCATTCAGAATGGTCTATGACTGTACTATCCTGTTTTGTAGGAGAATAATATTACTTGTGCATGATAGTAAATGCTATAGTTGTTGAATCAAATAAATCTCTCTTGTTTTTGAATTTGGAAGTAGATCTATAATCCTAATGTTGAGTGCTTGAAATATTTGGCATGAGGGAACAGCTAAATTTGATTCCATTTGAAATGGTGCTTTCGAAACAAAATAATTTTGGAATTCAGTTGGTCGGAAACTAGAAAATGTTTCAATGCTTTCATTTTGCCATATCTATTATCAAGAGTACCAAAACCTTGATATCTACACAATTAATTTTCTCGCAAAAAGCAAAAACAAATAGTTTGCTAAAAGAACAGAAGAATTTGTAGCAGCCACTTCTAGGTACTTCACCTTATTCAAGTATATTTGTGAAATGTCAGTGAAGCTGCCGTAAGATAATTACCACTACATTGTATAGAAAAAGCTTGTAGACATCTGTGGATTTTTGTCATTGAGCAGTCTCGGAATCATGAGCCTCGCTATTTACGTAAGGCAAGCTGTCATTAATGATCTCTTATGCATCCCTGATGACACTTGTAAAAAGTAAAATATCGTAGATGCTGATCTTCATCTTTGAGCTGTTCAAAATCTTCTTACTGAAGTGACTGCACTAACTAAATCTTCTCATATTGCTAACTTTGCATTTGTCAATTCTCATGTCTGTTttattcttctttctctgttcAGTATACTTGATGGGCAGCCAAAGTTGATGGGACTGAGAGAAATTCTTCAGGTGCCGTTAtgttaattaatttttttttgcacaaaATCATACATTTTGGTTTTACAAGTTGCATGCTAATGTGCTATCTGATGCGAAGCTTGTTTATAACTAAAAGGGCATAAAACTTAAAATACTTTGAAACCAACTAGCATGGGACACATTTGTATACATAATCTTCAAGATTTCATCTTTGATAAATAAAAATCAGATGTGGCTATATCTGCGGAGGAGCTAGCATCTTGCAGTGTAGTCCAATGTTTTTTGTTAGCTCTCTTTCGCCTCTTATTAAAGTGTCTAGCAACAATAAGTGGTTTATGCCACTTGTTTTGAACGCATTTTGTGGAGGGCTTAAGTAGCAATGTTCAATATTATCTACATTCACTGTTAGATACAAGGTATTCAGGTGGAGCGTGTATTAACTGCAAGGGATATTTTGTTTGTCACCAGTACTTAAATAGCATGGGCCACAGAATTGATGGATTCAAGCTGAGCCTATATCATGTGCTAACAAGGGTGTAATCTGGTAGATTGTTGAGATTGACATCTCAACACTAATGCCATATCCCTTACCGCTTATATGTGCATTTGATCATTTTATTATCCATACGTTACCTTTCCTGTATACAGCTGTATTTGGTTACTGGCATAATCATTATGAACCTCAGATTTAATTGCCCATTTTAAACTTTGATGCTGCTTCAGGCGTTCCTCGACTTCCGATGTTCTGTCATTGAAAGGCGTGCAAGATTTAAGCTTTCTCAAGCTCTAGAAAGAAAACATATTGTGGAGGTAAATTGATTTAGGTAGGTTAGCTTCTTTGGATATTGAAGGTGGATGATTTTATTTACTTCTTGCAGGGCATTGTTGTTGGCCTCGACAATTTGGATGCTGTGATTCAAATAATACGAGAAACATCAAATCATGCTGCAGCAACAGAAGCTTTAGTCAAGGGTAACTGAGCTAGGTTCCTTAAACTCTGCTCCAATGAAGCAAATTGCTTAAAGAATCCTAAGTCCTTGATATTCCATGGAATCAAGCCTGTTTTACTAACTATGGACAATCTAAACCTGCGCAGAGAGAATATAAAATACTATTAACAGATTTGTTTCGTATATTTAATCTGAAATTACATGGGCAGAATTTGATCTATCTGAGAAGCAAGCTGAAGCTCTGTTGGACATCACACTAAGGAAGCTTACTTCCCTTGAGGTTTCTGCATTTGAATTTTGTTATCTTGGCAGTTATTTGGTTAAACTCGATTCCTGTTTCTCCTACCTAAAGGAACTGAACGGACATCTGATTTTTGCAGCGGAAAAAATTTGTTGATGAAGCTAAAACTCTGTCAGAGGAAATTTCTAAGTTAAATGAACTTCTGTCAAGCAAGAAGCTTATCTTTCAGGTTCGACATTTCCAACCATTTACAAACATTTCAACTCATTATGTATGCATGTTTATCTGCTGTATATTTTTCAATCCATGTGACACTTTTTAAGCAAATGTGTATATGCAAAATCATCTTCTGAACTGTATGAACTATTTTCTTGAGAATTGGAGGATTGCAAATGATTTTACGTGcgtactttgtgggcaatctGCAATGTTGGTAAAGAATTGCTATAACTTGACAGGACATGGTACTTTGTTATAAAATTGGCTGTTTTCCCATTATCTCTTACTGTAGCCCGCCAGGCTCTGGATAAAGGGgcttaaacaagttttactatACAGTAGGCTTCATTAAAGCAATAAGCTGTGTTGTTTCTAATCATTTTATCATGAGATAGCGTGATCAACATTACAAGCACGTTATTGTTCTTCCTCTCTTGATATCGCTGCAGTGCTTTTATAGAGAACATAATTGGTGAGGAACCAATGTTTTTGCTTCTATCTTGGATGCATAGtttactcttttttttccaattgAATATAGTTGGAGGCTTGTAGCACATTCGAGGCTCTGTGAAGTCAACAATCTGTTCACCGTGTTTCTGTTAATGTGATTTAATTTTTACACTTATGTGATTGAACATTGTTTTCCAGCCCTTTGTATATGGGTATATCTTTGTTGTTAGTCACTTCTCTAGACCCTGACTTTGTATTTCTTATCTTATTGCACTGCCAATTATTAATTGTTTCTCCTGTTGTTTTAGCTTATTCAACAAGAAGCTGCTGATTTGAAAAACAAATTTTCTACACTGCGACGTTCTTTGATAGATGATTCAGTAAACAGTGAAGTTGATGATATCGACATCATTCCAAATGAGGAAATGCTTTTGGTGCGACATTTATCTTTTCGTACATTCATATTATCcaacatagtttttttttatagttTTATCCTTACTCAGTTATtacattttgtttttgtttttctgcTTCGCTTCACTTGATCAAACATCTATCACCTGAAGATTCTTAGCGAGAAAGGTTATGTTAAGCGAATGAACCCCAACACATTCAATTTACAAAATCGAGGAACCATAGGAAAATCTGTTGGAAAGATGCGAATGAATGACACCACGTCTGATTTCATTGTCTGCCAGATGCATGACCACGTTCTCTATTTCAGGTATGTGAACCAAGAGGCATTTCTTAATGAGTATATCTTTAGCATGTTTGGAATTTCTTTAGTGTTAAGGATTCTATGATGAAATTAAATCCATTTTACATAAGGTAGATTAATTTGTCAACTATAAAGGATCTTGAACATATAAGTTATACTCCTGGaatttgtttgtttcttttgaCAGTGTACTTGGATTTCTTGTACTTACAGTGAATGCATATTTATTTTTCTGTTCTCATGTATCGTCATGGTGCTTACTTTCAGTGACAAGGGAATAGTATACTCAGCACGTGCTTATAAGATACCAGAATGTACTAGAACTGCTACTGGAACTCCTTTGGTACAGGTACATTGATAAATGCTAATTTGGACTAATGAAACTCAGCAGGTGATATGCTGACCTTTGCTATTCCGTTCTTGTTTAGCTGCTATCTTTATCCGATGGAGAGCGGATAACCTCCATCATTCCTGTGAGTGAATTTGGTGAAGACCAATATC encodes the following:
- the LOC101785761 gene encoding probable DNA gyrase subunit A, chloroplastic/mitochondrial codes for the protein MALSAALRVPLPRLLLLGPSASILGAASRRRAAAAPAAALRFLSSSSFSTRSARPLRSRRRDRGNDERAAAAVGGSGGGSGEGDGGGVAVKERIVTVELHKEATEAYMAYAMSVLLGRALPDVRDGLKPVHRRILYAMHEMGLASRRPFRKCARVVGEVLGKFHPHGDTAVYDALVRMAQDFSMRYPLVQGHGNFGSIDADPPAAMRYTECRLDPLAEAMFLTDLELNTVDFVPNFDNSQKEPSLLPTRVPSLLLNGSSGIAVGMATNIPPHNLGELVDALSVMIQNPEATLQELLECMPGPDFPTGGTILGHQGILEAYKSGRGRIVVRGKTDIEIIDQKTKREAIIIKEIPYQANKATLVEKIAELVEDKVLEGISDIRDESDRTGMRVVIELKRSADPAIVLNNLYRHTALQSSFSCNMVAILDGQPKLMGLREILQAFLDFRCSVIERRARFKLSQALERKHIVEGIVVGLDNLDAVIQIIRETSNHAAATEALVKEFDLSEKQAEALLDITLRKLTSLERKKFVDEAKTLSEEISKLNELLSSKKLIFQLIQQEAADLKNKFSTLRRSLIDDSVNSEVDDIDIIPNEEMLLILSEKGYVKRMNPNTFNLQNRGTIGKSVGKMRMNDTTSDFIVCQMHDHVLYFSDKGIVYSARAYKIPECTRTATGTPLVQLLSLSDGERITSIIPVSEFGEDQYLVMLTVNGYIKKVPLNAFSSIRSSGIISIQLVPGDELKWVRRCGNDDLVALASQKGKVIVNSCDKIRPLGRNTRGACAMKLKDGDKMAAMDIIPATVHKMPETYNSRSRDLSPPWLLFIAENGLGKRVPLNAFRQSRFNLVGLAGYKLPEDCRLAAVFVAGLSLGDDGESDEQVVLVSQSGTVNRIKVKDISIQSRYARGVILMRLEHAGKIQSASLISAAAAEVAED